AAGCCCCAGTTCTCATACATGCGCGCATGCAGAAAATACTGATTGATGGCGGTCAGTTCGTTCTTGAGTGCCTTATTGAGATAGCTGATGACCTGATCGTCGCCTTTCATGGGAAATCCTTGTTGGTGTTTGAGTGACGACCAAAGAAATAACCGCAAAGCCCGGGGTATGCAACCCCGGGGACAGGAGGGATGTGGCAGCTGATGGAGGGAGTGCTTAGACCGCGACCTGCGGCTGGGCAGCCGGAGCGGCCTCGACTGCGCTGCGGGCGCAACTGTCGACCAGCTCACGGGCACAGCGGGCGCACTTGCCGCACTGGGTCGCCACGCCCAACTCGCGAGCCAGGCTGCGAACACAGCCGGCACGGCCGGTCTCGACAGCATCGCGGATCTGGCTGGAGGTAATGTTCTTGCACAGGCAGACGTACATGGATCGGGCCCTCACCGGTCGAAATCAGTTCATGGGCTCAATCCTAGTATGAACGATAATGATTCGCAATACCTTTATTGGACTTTTCTTGTTCGCTTCGGCTGCAGAAAAAGTAAAATGTTTTATTTCATGTAGTTATTTATTTGCCAGCACGTACCAGTCCGCCCAGACCCGCCTCTTCCAGGGCATTATTGAGCAGGACGCGTACGGCCACAGCCTTCTCCATCCCCAGGGCGGTCGACACCAGTTCCCGCGCCCGGGCCAGCGAAAAGGCCCGGATCACGGCCTTGACCCGGGCGATCGAGCCCACGCTCATGCTCAGGCTGTCCACGCCCAGGCCCACCAGCACCAGGGCGGCGGCCGGATCGCCGGCCATCTCGCCGCACACGCTGACCTCGCGCTCGCTGGCATGGGCCTCGTCGACGATCTGGGCCAGCGCCTGCAGGACGGCCGGGTGCAGACTGTTGTAGAGCTCGGCCACCTTGGCGTTGTTGCGATCCACCGCCAACAGATACTGGGTCAGGTCGTTGGTGCCGACGGAGAAGAAATCCACCCTTTTGGCCAGCTGCGGGATCTGGTAGATGACCGAGGGGACCTCGACCATCACCCCGATCAGCGGCAACTCGACCGCCACGCCCTCCTCGGCCAGCTCCCGGTGGGCGCGCCGGATCAGTTCCAGGGTCTCGTCGACCTCGCCCACGTCACTGATCATGGGCAGCATCAGGCGCAGATTGTTCAGGCCCTGACTGGCCCGGAGCACGGCCCGCAGCTGGGTGAGAAAGATCTCCGGGTGATCCAGCATCAGGCGGATGCCGCGCCAGCCCAGGAAGGGATTGTCCTCGTGGATGGGAAAATAGGGCAGCGCCTTGTCGCCGCCGATATCCAGGGTGCGCAGGGTCACCGGCCGCGGCGCGAAGCCCTCCAGCACCTGGCGGTAGATCTGCACCTGTTCCTCCTCGCCGGGGAAGCCGTCGCGGATCAGGAAGGGGATCTCGGTGCGGTACAGGCCCACGCCGTCGGCACCGCTGCGCAGCGAGGGCGAAATGTCCGACAGCAGGCCGGTGTTCACGTACAGCGGCACATGCACGTCGTCGGGGGTGAGCGCCGGCAGCGCGGCCAGTTCCTCCAGCCCGGCGGCCAGTTCGGCCTCCTCACCGACCAGCCGTTCGAATTCCTCCAGCATGTGGCCCGTCGGCCTGACATAGACCTGGCCGCGATAGCCGTCGATGACCAGATTCTGCTCGTCCAGCCGGTTGACCGGCAGGTCCTCCACGCCCATTACTGCGGGAATGCCGAGGGCATGCGCCAGAATGGCCACATGCGAGGAACTCGAGCCCTTCGCCGAGACGATGCCGGCCAGGTGCTGCGTCGGCACCTCGGCGAGATGCGAGGCGGTGACCTCCTCGCCGACCAGGATGGTCGGCTCGGCCACCTCCCGCACCTGAGGCTGGTCCGACTGCAGCCGCATCAGGATGCGCCGGCCCAGGTCGCGCACGTCCTCGGCACGCTCGCGCAGGTAGGCATCCTCCATGGCATCGAAGATCCTCACATGG
This sequence is a window from Thiohalobacter thiocyanaticus. Protein-coding genes within it:
- a CDS encoding (2Fe-2S)-binding protein encodes the protein MYVCLCKNITSSQIRDAVETGRAGCVRSLARELGVATQCGKCARCARELVDSCARSAVEAAPAAQPQVAV
- the ptsP gene encoding phosphoenolpyruvate--protein phosphotransferase, whose product is MFDSLRRIIQAVNAAPDLNTALNIIVQRVKQTIGADVASVYFRDADGQLVLMATDGLNPAAVGMVRLDDGEGLVGLVVERAEPVNLEDGPAHPRYRYITETDEEPFHGFLGVPIIQHRRVLGVLVVRQRAVRRFAETEETFLVTLAAQLAGAISHADASGGVSRLLQEVGGTAFTLKGLSGAPGLALGQALVVYPPANLDAIPDHALPPGKVEAERARFRQALAEVEDDIRALSRRMSGSLPAEDLALFDALLLMLSSDTLVEPTLRRIGEGNWAPGALRETIRDHVRIFDAMEDAYLRERAEDVRDLGRRILMRLQSDQPQVREVAEPTILVGEEVTASHLAEVPTQHLAGIVSAKGSSSSHVAILAHALGIPAVMGVEDLPVNRLDEQNLVIDGYRGQVYVRPTGHMLEEFERLVGEEAELAAGLEELAALPALTPDDVHVPLYVNTGLLSDISPSLRSGADGVGLYRTEIPFLIRDGFPGEEEQVQIYRQVLEGFAPRPVTLRTLDIGGDKALPYFPIHEDNPFLGWRGIRLMLDHPEIFLTQLRAVLRASQGLNNLRLMLPMISDVGEVDETLELIRRAHRELAEEGVAVELPLIGVMVEVPSVIYQIPQLAKRVDFFSVGTNDLTQYLLAVDRNNAKVAELYNSLHPAVLQALAQIVDEAHASEREVSVCGEMAGDPAAALVLVGLGVDSLSMSVGSIARVKAVIRAFSLARARELVSTALGMEKAVAVRVLLNNALEEAGLGGLVRAGK